In Mercurialis annua linkage group LG5, ddMerAnnu1.2, whole genome shotgun sequence, a single genomic region encodes these proteins:
- the LOC126680162 gene encoding uncharacterized protein LOC126680162, giving the protein MGKEKIFFGSDETKGKKRPARTVEVDSQILEIVLHYDGEFGEGGYLWGDVCARCFDISQLSLNRLDLWAKKIGVKGLVMYYWRQPELDYHRGIKPLEHDRDVEEMARAALKEGVVDVYVRYLTSDDVHNLVPESGPKLELKEIEEDGPFEPVEDGPVEAVEDAAGVEEGPGDELLLLEWYGTEDEGQVEALEVEIAAAEGPSDVAEGPEEGCSKKQKNK; this is encoded by the exons ATGGGAAAAGAAAAGATCTTCTTCGGCAGTGATGAGACGAAAGGGAAGAAACGGCCAG CCCGTACTGTGGAAGTGGATTCTCAGATCCTGGAAATTGTTCTGCACTATGATGGAGAATTTGGAGAAGGTGGTTATTTGTGGGGCGACGTGTGTGCAAGATGTTTTGACATTTCCCAACTGTCACTGAATAGGCTTGATTTGTGGGCCAAAAAAATTGGAGTGAAGGGGCTGGTTATGTATTATTGGAGGCAGCCAGAGTTGGACTATCATCGAGGGATAAAACCTCTTGAACATGATAGAGATGTTGAGGAGATGGCAAGGGCTGCACTAAAAGAAGGTGTGGTTGATGTCTACGTTCGATATTTAACCTCTGATGATGTGCATAATTTGGTGCCTGAGAGTGGACCCAAGTTAGAAttgaaagaaattgaagaagatggtccATTTGAGCCAGTTGAAGATGGTCCAGTGGAGGCAGTTGAAGATGCCGCGGGAGTTGAAGAAGGTCCAGGTGATGAATTATTGTTGCTAGAGTGGTACGGCACTGAAGATGAGGGCCAAGTAGAAGCCTTGGAAGTGGAGATTGCTGCTGCTGAAGGCCCATCTGATGTGGCTGAAGGTCCAGAAGAAGGGTGCAGCAAAAAACagaagaacaaataa